A stretch of Desulfotalea psychrophila LSv54 DNA encodes these proteins:
- a CDS encoding 3-oxoacyl-ACP synthase III: MFKYSNVCLDTFGYSLPPRVLSSADIESSLAPLYDRLHLPEGRLELMSGIRERRLWPKGMKPSEAAYLAGKKTLDDGGIAAAEVECLLFTSVCRDMMEPATSAFVHHKLGLPKSCLVFDISNACLGFLDGMVMLANMIELGQVKNGLVVSGETAEDLLESTIAALNADETFTRKTIKSSFASLTIGSGSVGCFMRRAEAGETKPRLVRGVWRTDTDHIHLCQGDAQGGETTLMQTDSEELLLRGVDTAAAAWDAFAAPGWRNEEVDAYCCHQVGVAHFRMLFDRLGLSEEKNFQTLPFLGNVGTVSAPITLAMAMEEGAFKPGERAVMLGIGSGINSIVLGIDW, translated from the coding sequence ATGTTTAAATATTCCAATGTTTGTTTGGATACCTTTGGGTATTCTCTGCCTCCAAGGGTCTTGAGTTCTGCAGATATAGAGTCCTCCCTTGCCCCGCTGTACGATCGCCTCCATTTGCCGGAGGGTCGATTGGAGCTTATGAGCGGTATTCGAGAGCGTCGTCTCTGGCCTAAGGGGATGAAACCCAGTGAGGCAGCATACTTAGCAGGAAAAAAGACCCTTGATGATGGGGGGATCGCAGCCGCAGAGGTGGAGTGTCTGCTCTTTACCTCTGTCTGTCGCGATATGATGGAGCCTGCTACCTCGGCCTTTGTTCATCATAAACTCGGTTTGCCAAAGTCCTGTCTTGTCTTTGATATATCCAATGCCTGCCTGGGCTTTCTTGACGGGATGGTGATGCTTGCCAATATGATTGAGCTTGGTCAGGTTAAAAATGGCCTTGTTGTCTCTGGGGAAACGGCAGAAGATCTGCTTGAATCAACCATTGCTGCCCTTAATGCAGATGAGACCTTTACCAGAAAGACCATTAAATCATCCTTTGCCTCCCTCACCATTGGTTCCGGGTCCGTTGGTTGCTTTATGCGCCGGGCCGAGGCAGGTGAGACCAAGCCACGTCTTGTCCGGGGCGTATGGCGCACCGATACCGATCATATTCATCTTTGTCAGGGAGATGCCCAGGGTGGTGAGACGACGCTGATGCAGACTGATTCGGAAGAGTTATTGCTTCGTGGAGTTGATACGGCCGCTGCTGCTTGGGATGCCTTTGCTGCTCCGGGATGGAGAAATGAAGAGGTGGATGCTTACTGTTGTCATCAGGTGGGGGTGGCCCATTTTCGAATGCTCTTCGACCGTCTCGGTCTCAGTGAAGAAAAAAATTTCCAGACCCTGCCATTTTTAGGAAATGTGGGCACCGTTTCAGCCCCTATAACCTTGGCTATGGCCATGGAAGAGGGTGCCTTTAAGCCGGGAGAACGAGCGGTTATGCTTGGTATAGGTAGCGGTATTAATAGTATTGTCTTGGGTATTGATTGGTAG
- the hcp gene encoding hydroxylamine reductase — translation MLCNQCEQTAKGTGCTQIGVCGKTDEVAALQDLLTYSLQGLSIVIQEARRKDLVSTEVKHFITKSVFACLTNVDFDPIRFQQWINASVNIRKDLLRQLGKDIAKRLEGTHPSVSFAPALELTALIQQGQELDLIASLDENEDLRSLKQTILYGLRGLAAYTDHAAILGKEDNTVYIFIFDTLATITRNDLSLEELVDLTLECGQVNLTAMGLLDEGNTGTYGHPVPTTVPLGHIAGKAILVTGHDLKDLQLLLEQTEGKGINIYTHGEMLPCHGYPELKKYSHFYGHYGTAWQNQQKEMALFPGAILFTTNCIQKPRDNYKDNVFTTGLVGWPDVAHIDDGKNFSPVIERALALPGFTEEEDNDTVMVGFGHNAVMGVADKIIAGVKAGKIRHFFLVGGCDGAKPGRNYYTDFVEQVPEDCIVMTLACGKFRFFDKKLGDIDGIPRLLDIGQCNDAFSAIQIAVALAGAFKCDVNELPLSMILSWYEQKAVIILLTLLSLGITDIRLGPTLPAFLTPNVLNLLVEKFAIKPIAETAAEDLKTILG, via the coding sequence ATGCTCTGTAATCAATGTGAACAAACAGCAAAAGGCACCGGATGTACCCAAATTGGTGTTTGCGGCAAGACAGACGAAGTGGCAGCACTCCAGGATCTACTTACCTATAGCCTCCAAGGCCTCTCCATCGTCATCCAGGAGGCACGAAGAAAAGACCTCGTTTCCACCGAGGTTAAGCACTTTATCACTAAGAGTGTTTTTGCCTGCCTGACAAATGTTGATTTTGACCCCATCCGTTTTCAACAGTGGATCAATGCTAGCGTCAACATCCGCAAAGACCTTCTCCGGCAACTTGGTAAGGACATCGCAAAAAGATTGGAAGGAACACACCCGAGTGTCTCCTTTGCCCCGGCACTGGAGCTCACAGCCCTTATCCAGCAGGGTCAGGAACTTGACCTGATCGCCAGCCTTGACGAGAATGAAGATCTCCGCTCCCTCAAACAGACCATCCTCTATGGCCTGCGGGGACTTGCCGCCTATACCGACCATGCTGCTATTTTAGGTAAAGAAGACAATACGGTCTATATCTTTATCTTCGATACCTTGGCCACAATTACCCGCAATGACCTCTCCCTTGAAGAGCTTGTCGATCTCACCCTTGAGTGTGGCCAAGTAAACCTGACCGCCATGGGGCTGCTTGATGAGGGCAACACAGGAACCTATGGTCACCCTGTCCCCACCACCGTTCCTCTTGGCCACATAGCGGGCAAGGCAATCCTGGTTACCGGTCATGACCTCAAGGATCTGCAGCTCCTCCTTGAACAAACCGAGGGCAAGGGCATCAATATCTATACCCACGGCGAAATGCTTCCCTGCCATGGTTATCCGGAACTGAAAAAATATAGCCATTTTTATGGTCACTACGGCACGGCTTGGCAGAATCAGCAAAAAGAGATGGCTCTCTTTCCAGGTGCCATCCTCTTTACCACCAACTGCATCCAAAAACCCCGTGACAACTATAAGGACAATGTCTTCACCACAGGTCTTGTCGGCTGGCCGGATGTTGCCCATATCGATGACGGCAAAAATTTTAGCCCCGTTATTGAACGTGCCCTCGCACTTCCCGGTTTTACTGAAGAAGAGGACAATGATACAGTAATGGTTGGCTTTGGCCATAACGCAGTAATGGGCGTTGCCGATAAGATTATTGCCGGAGTTAAGGCTGGCAAGATTCGCCACTTCTTCCTGGTCGGCGGCTGTGATGGTGCTAAACCCGGTCGTAATTACTACACTGATTTTGTTGAGCAGGTGCCGGAAGATTGCATCGTCATGACCCTGGCCTGTGGTAAGTTCCGCTTCTTTGATAAAAAACTCGGTGATATTGACGGAATTCCCCGTCTCCTTGACATTGGTCAGTGTAACGATGCCTTCTCTGCAATCCAAATTGCGGTAGCACTTGCAGGGGCCTTTAAATGTGATGTCAATGAACTGCCACTCTCCATGATTCTTTCCTGGTATGAGCAGAAGGCTGTCATTATTCTCCTCACCCTGCTGAGCCTGGGGATCACCGACATCCGTCTTGGACCCACCCTGCCCGCATTTCTCACCCCAAATGTCCTCAACTTGCTGGTAGAGAAATTTGCCATCAAGCCCATTGCCGAGACCGCAGCAGAAGACCTGAAAACCATACTTGGCTAA
- a CDS encoding universal stress protein, which yields MIQKILVPIAFSQHSQGMLDYAAELAESLDAELLIVNIISTRDIEAVERISSYGYKVDTEHYLETIRKDRGAQIIELTEKLTLPDERVSFSFRMGDPTTELLKMIVEQEIDMIVMGVKTRDFTAMFTGSVAERLFRKCPITVVSYRDKTTAGKLHRRAEKLLDKKHI from the coding sequence ATGATACAAAAGATCCTTGTTCCCATAGCATTTTCACAACACTCACAGGGAATGCTTGATTATGCGGCAGAGTTGGCCGAATCGCTGGATGCTGAACTCCTCATTGTTAATATTATTAGCACACGTGATATTGAGGCAGTGGAGCGCATTAGCTCCTATGGCTATAAGGTAGATACGGAACACTATCTTGAAACCATCCGTAAGGATAGAGGGGCCCAGATTATTGAACTGACAGAAAAGCTGACCCTTCCCGACGAAAGAGTTTCCTTCTCTTTTCGCATGGGCGACCCTACAACAGAGCTCCTGAAAATGATCGTTGAACAAGAGATCGACATGATCGTCATGGGCGTAAAGACTCGCGATTTCACGGCCATGTTTACTGGCTCCGTGGCGGAGAGACTCTTCCGTAAATGCCCCATCACCGTTGTCTCTTACCGAGACAAAACAACCGCCGGCAAACTCCACAGAAGAGCGGAAAAGCTGCTAGACAAAAAGCACATCTAA
- a CDS encoding TRAP transporter permease: protein MTKPTETTLNDHQLEEMIADADTGGRAPLGAFSKKVLFFIPLMWTFFQLWYASPLPFMLNIFVINATQARAIHLAFAMFLAYVAFPTLSSSPRSYIPWQDWLIGFIAAASSAYIFIFYTQLADRPGDPTSIDIAVSIVGIILLLEATRRALGPPLMVVASVFIFYTFAGSIMPDIIAHKGASIAKGMSHYWLSTEGVFGVALGVSTGMVFMFVLFGSLLESAGAGNYFIRTAFAGLGHMRGGPAKAAVVASAMTGLVSGSSIANVVTTGTFTIPLMKKVGFSAEKAGAVEVASSTNGQLTPPVMGAAAFLMVEYVGISYIEVIKHAFLPAIISYIALVYIVHLEACKMDLKGLKKRHKKTLAQSLLGFVATILVFVVTGAAVYYGMGWIKELAGDATIYIVMTLLVIAYLLLVKLACRVPELPTDTEIKELPDLGSTAQAGYYYLLPIVVLMWCLTVERLSPALSAFYATILLMVIVVTQHPLKSFFRKIEAKESQWNRGASELINGMVAGGRNMIGIGVATAAAGLVVGTVTLTGIGLVMTEFVEFISGGNLMLILIFTAVISLLLGMGLPTTANYIVVSTLMAPVIVSLGAQNGLIVPLIAVHLFVFYFGILADDTPPVGLAAFAAAGISGGDPIRTGLQGFAYDIRTAILPFIFIFNTELLMIGIGSWTHLLLVVTAATIAMLVFAAGTQGYFITKSKWWETIALLLIAFTLFRPGFFWDEFYPPFIEKPATELVQTLGEMKPNSQLRLKIKGEKDNGEEMTMNVMLHVGDEKTGAARLSAIGIETRDEEGKKLVDMIGFGSPAEKANIDFDQEIVSLQMPNDRPAKQWMFIPAMLLLALIWFSQKQRVRREEHHILA, encoded by the coding sequence ATGACTAAACCGACAGAAACCACCCTCAACGATCATCAACTAGAAGAGATGATTGCTGATGCCGACACAGGGGGACGTGCCCCGTTGGGAGCTTTTTCCAAAAAAGTTCTCTTTTTCATCCCCCTGATGTGGACATTCTTTCAACTATGGTACGCATCGCCCCTGCCATTTATGTTGAATATTTTTGTCATCAACGCAACCCAGGCACGGGCGATCCACCTTGCCTTTGCCATGTTCCTCGCCTATGTCGCCTTCCCAACACTTTCCTCATCGCCCAGGTCCTACATCCCTTGGCAGGACTGGCTTATAGGGTTTATTGCAGCGGCATCTTCTGCCTATATATTTATCTTTTACACCCAACTTGCCGATCGTCCCGGAGATCCAACAAGCATAGATATAGCTGTATCCATCGTCGGCATTATCCTCCTGCTTGAAGCAACCAGAAGAGCACTCGGCCCCCCCCTTATGGTGGTGGCCTCGGTATTTATCTTCTACACCTTTGCAGGCTCCATCATGCCCGATATTATTGCCCATAAAGGGGCGAGCATTGCCAAAGGCATGTCTCATTACTGGCTGAGCACCGAAGGTGTTTTTGGCGTGGCCCTTGGTGTCTCAACGGGCATGGTCTTTATGTTTGTCCTCTTCGGCTCCCTCCTGGAATCAGCCGGGGCTGGAAACTATTTCATCCGTACCGCCTTCGCAGGCCTTGGCCATATGCGTGGAGGTCCGGCAAAGGCTGCCGTTGTGGCCTCGGCAATGACAGGACTTGTTTCAGGCTCCTCGATTGCAAATGTTGTTACCACCGGGACCTTCACCATCCCCCTGATGAAAAAAGTGGGCTTCAGCGCAGAGAAAGCAGGGGCCGTGGAAGTTGCCTCGTCCACCAATGGTCAACTTACCCCGCCTGTTATGGGGGCGGCGGCCTTCCTTATGGTCGAGTATGTTGGTATCTCCTATATCGAAGTTATTAAACACGCATTCTTACCGGCCATTATCTCCTATATTGCTCTGGTATATATTGTTCACCTTGAAGCATGTAAGATGGATCTCAAGGGGCTGAAGAAGCGACACAAGAAGACTCTTGCTCAGTCACTGCTCGGATTCGTGGCAACCATACTTGTCTTTGTGGTTACCGGAGCAGCTGTTTACTACGGCATGGGCTGGATCAAGGAGCTTGCTGGTGATGCAACAATCTACATTGTCATGACCCTGCTGGTTATCGCCTATCTCCTCTTGGTTAAACTGGCCTGCCGTGTCCCAGAGCTTCCCACTGACACTGAAATCAAAGAACTACCTGATCTGGGTTCAACTGCCCAGGCAGGCTACTATTACCTCCTGCCCATTGTTGTCCTCATGTGGTGCCTGACGGTGGAACGACTCTCACCCGCTCTCTCTGCATTCTATGCAACGATATTGCTGATGGTCATTGTGGTCACCCAGCACCCCCTCAAATCCTTCTTTCGTAAAATCGAGGCGAAAGAGTCTCAGTGGAATCGGGGTGCGAGTGAACTTATCAACGGAATGGTAGCAGGTGGACGTAATATGATCGGCATCGGTGTTGCCACGGCCGCCGCAGGCCTGGTAGTTGGCACCGTAACCCTCACCGGTATCGGTCTGGTTATGACCGAGTTTGTCGAATTTATTTCCGGCGGCAACCTGATGCTCATCCTCATTTTTACCGCCGTAATTTCCCTCCTCTTGGGAATGGGACTGCCCACCACAGCAAACTATATCGTGGTATCGACCCTAATGGCCCCGGTAATTGTCAGCCTCGGCGCTCAAAACGGTCTTATCGTCCCCCTTATTGCAGTACACCTCTTTGTCTTTTATTTTGGCATCTTGGCAGATGACACTCCACCCGTGGGATTGGCCGCCTTTGCCGCAGCCGGTATCTCCGGTGGCGACCCCATCAGAACAGGTCTGCAGGGTTTCGCCTACGATATACGAACGGCTATTCTGCCCTTTATCTTTATTTTTAATACAGAACTCCTGATGATCGGCATCGGTAGCTGGACCCATCTATTACTTGTCGTTACCGCCGCAACCATTGCCATGCTTGTCTTTGCCGCCGGCACCCAGGGGTACTTTATCACCAAAAGTAAGTGGTGGGAAACCATTGCCCTCCTCCTGATTGCCTTCACCCTCTTTAGACCGGGTTTCTTTTGGGATGAGTTCTATCCTCCCTTTATTGAAAAGCCAGCTACAGAACTCGTGCAAACTCTGGGGGAGATGAAGCCTAACTCTCAGCTTCGCTTAAAAATAAAAGGCGAAAAAGATAATGGCGAGGAGATGACCATGAACGTCATGCTCCACGTCGGCGATGAGAAGACAGGCGCAGCCCGTCTCTCTGCCATTGGCATTGAGACCCGCGACGAAGAGGGGAAAAAACTGGTGGACATGATCGGTTTTGGCAGCCCCGCCGAAAAGGCCAATATAGATTTTGATCAAGAGATCGTTAGTCTGCAAATGCCGAATGATCGGCCCGCAAAGCAATGGATGTTTATTCCAGCCATGCTTCTCCTTGCCCTCATTTGGTTTAGCCAAAAACAGAGGGTACGAAGGGAAGAACACCATATCCTCGCATAA
- a CDS encoding TAXI family TRAP transporter solute-binding subunit, translating to MKKTSILAAIAFGCVTAFATMSSAVAADQTFVTIGTGGVTGVYYPTGAAIARLVNKGQKKHGIRANVEATGGSIYNLNTIAAGELDMGIAQSDWQYHAYNGTSKFAAKGPNKKLRAVFSLHPEPYTVVARADSGVKNFTDLKGKRFNIGNPGSGQNGTTAVLLKAIGWTRDDFKLISQLKASEQAKALCDNKVDAIVFAAGHPNGSIKEATTSCEAVLVNVDGPAVDKLVADNDYYRIATIPGGMYRGNPEDAKTFGVGATLVSSTDVPDEVVYTVVKSVFENFDTFKKLHPAFANLKKEEMIKDGLSAPLHPGAVKYYKEAGLM from the coding sequence ATGAAAAAAACATCCATATTGGCCGCAATCGCTTTTGGTTGTGTAACCGCTTTTGCTACCATGTCAAGCGCAGTTGCAGCAGACCAAACCTTTGTTACCATCGGAACCGGTGGCGTTACCGGTGTATATTACCCCACAGGCGCTGCCATCGCTCGTTTAGTAAATAAAGGCCAGAAAAAACACGGCATTCGGGCCAACGTTGAGGCTACCGGTGGTTCCATATATAACCTCAACACAATTGCTGCAGGCGAACTCGATATGGGAATCGCCCAGTCTGACTGGCAGTATCATGCCTATAACGGCACAAGCAAATTTGCTGCGAAGGGACCAAATAAAAAATTGCGTGCTGTGTTCTCTCTGCACCCGGAACCCTACACAGTTGTCGCCCGTGCTGACTCAGGCGTTAAAAATTTCACTGACCTCAAGGGCAAGCGCTTCAATATTGGCAACCCCGGTTCCGGCCAGAACGGCACCACCGCTGTACTTCTCAAGGCAATCGGTTGGACCAGAGATGATTTCAAGTTGATCTCTCAGCTCAAAGCGTCCGAACAGGCTAAGGCCCTCTGTGACAACAAGGTTGATGCCATCGTCTTTGCAGCAGGACATCCAAACGGTTCCATCAAAGAGGCCACTACCTCCTGCGAAGCAGTTTTGGTCAATGTAGATGGCCCAGCTGTTGATAAACTCGTTGCCGACAATGATTACTACCGAATCGCCACCATCCCGGGCGGCATGTACCGTGGTAATCCTGAAGATGCGAAAACCTTTGGCGTTGGAGCAACCCTCGTTTCCTCCACCGATGTACCCGATGAGGTTGTTTACACCGTTGTCAAATCTGTATTTGAAAACTTTGATACCTTCAAAAAGCTGCATCCAGCCTTTGCTAACCTGAAAAAAGAAGAGATGATCAAAGATGGTCTCTCAGCACCTCTTCATCCCGGTGCGGTGAAGTACTACAAAGAAGCTGGTTTAATGTAG
- the def gene encoding peptide deformylase gives MAILKICTYPDPVLRKETVAITVFDEKLVKLTEDMAETMYDAPGIGLAAPQIGESLKLVVVSTARREDSKQEYMVMANPEIVEKEESQVDEEGCLSVPELLAMVKRYRKIKVNYQDINGEPCSMTVEDRFAVVLQHEIDHLNGILFLDHLSSLKRNLYKKKVKKWFLPR, from the coding sequence ATGGCAATATTAAAAATTTGTACATACCCGGATCCTGTGTTGAGGAAAGAGACTGTGGCTATCACTGTCTTTGATGAAAAATTGGTCAAGCTTACCGAAGATATGGCGGAGACGATGTACGATGCTCCGGGTATTGGTCTTGCTGCTCCGCAAATTGGGGAATCTCTCAAGCTTGTTGTGGTGAGTACTGCTAGGAGGGAAGATTCCAAGCAAGAGTATATGGTTATGGCCAATCCTGAAATAGTTGAGAAGGAGGAGAGCCAGGTTGATGAAGAGGGTTGCCTCAGTGTTCCGGAGCTTCTCGCTATGGTAAAACGGTATCGTAAGATCAAGGTGAACTATCAGGATATAAATGGTGAACCTTGTAGTATGACCGTTGAAGATCGCTTTGCCGTTGTCCTTCAGCACGAAATTGATCATCTTAACGGAATCCTCTTTTTAGATCATCTTTCTTCCTTAAAGCGTAACCTGTATAAGAAAAAGGTGAAAAAATGGTTTCTTCCCAGATAG